The bacterium genome contains the following window.
TTTACGCACCTTCGGCTGTCAATGCATTTCAGAAAGCACTGCCGGCACCTTGGCCTTTCAGAGCTATTGCAATCGGTCAAACGACTGAACGGGCACTGCACGACGCCGGCCAGGCTGTAGTAGTTCGTTCAGAATCAACTGAACCGCACTCTATTGTGCTGGCGATTCACGGAATTCATAGTATGGAATGGGAGACGCAGAATGCTTGACATCACGCTGGCTCGGCAAAGAAAAAGCGGCGAGGTTGAAACACATCGGTTCCTTCGCGCCGCACGCGGAGAGACGCTCGAAATACCACCGGTGTGGTTAATGCGTCAGGCAGGACGTTACCTGCCTGAATACCTTGCCGTTCGTGCCAACAATGACTTCATCAAAGTATGCAGGACACCTGACTTGGCCTGCGAAGTGACCCTGCAGCCGATTCGCAGGTTTGATTTTGACGCGGCTATTCTATTCAGCGACATTCTTATTCCTGCGATTCCCCTTGGAGCAGGGTTGCATTTTGATGCCGGACATGGGCCAGTCATCGACCGGCCAGTGAGATGCCGCAGGGATGTAGAGGCACTAAAGGAGTTTGAGCCCCGGGAAGAGCTTGCAGATGTCCTCGATGCGGTGGCAATGATTCGCAGCGAACTAAGTGCTGATAAAGCACTAATCGGCTTCGCCGGCGCACCGTTTACATTGGCGACGTACTTGATCGAAGGCGGGAAACCGGATCCTTTCCGGCATACCAAGAAGATGATGTACAGCGATCCGCAGAGCTTTTCAATCCTGCTCGAAAAACTCGCGGACATGACAATCGAGTACATGAAGGCCATGGTCGAATCGGGTGCAGACGCAATTCAGCTGTTTGACACATGGGGCGGAATTCTTACAGACAATGAATACAGAGCGGTCAATCTTCCGGTGCTGCAGCGAGTATTCTCTGAATTGAATTCTCTTGACGTTCCTTTGATTTACTTTGTCCTCAACGGAATGCACTTACAGTCAACCACTGAAACCGGTGCAAGTGTCTATGGCTTGGACTGGAGAATGAGCATTTCTCAAGCCCGGCAGCGGTTCGGACATGACACCGCACTGCAAGGTAAT
Protein-coding sequences here:
- the hemE gene encoding uroporphyrinogen decarboxylase; this translates as MLDITLARQRKSGEVETHRFLRAARGETLEIPPVWLMRQAGRYLPEYLAVRANNDFIKVCRTPDLACEVTLQPIRRFDFDAAILFSDILIPAIPLGAGLHFDAGHGPVIDRPVRCRRDVEALKEFEPREELADVLDAVAMIRSELSADKALIGFAGAPFTLATYLIEGGKPDPFRHTKKMMYSDPQSFSILLEKLADMTIEYMKAMVESGADAIQLFDTWGGILTDNEYRAVNLPVLQRVFSELNSLDVPLIYFVLNGMHLQSTTETGASVYGLDWRMSISQARQRFGHDTALQGNLDPVLLLTDEHTIRTSARSILNEAGHRGFIFNLGHGILPDTPIHHVEVLLDEIRGASR